The following are encoded in a window of Thiohalobacter sp. IOR34 genomic DNA:
- the acs gene encoding acetate--CoA ligase has protein sequence MSDIKVYPVPEDFAARALINAEKYETLYRQSIEDPEGFWAEQAEQFLSWSRRWDKVLEWDYHKGHIRWFEGGRLNACYNCLDRHLESRGEQVALIWEGDDPAVDKTLTYRELHQAVCRLANALKARGVKKGDRVCIYMPMIPEACMAMLACARIGAVHSVVFGGFSPESLKDRILDSDCRLVITADEGVRGGKRVPLKANTDRALADCPDVHTVLTVRHTGGDIGWQEGRDIWYHEAVAEAGDDCPVEEMDAEDPLFILYTSGSTGKPKGVLHTTGGYLLFAAITHKYTFDYHDGDVYWCTADVGWITGHSYIVYGPLANGAISLVFEGVPNYPDASRFWQVVDKHQVNTFYTAPTAIRALMREGDEPVKKTSRKSLKLLGTVGEPINPEAWEWYHKVVGDGRCPIVDTWWQTETGGHLITPLPGATPLKPGSATRPFFGVLPAIVDSEGKVLDGPCEGNLVITRPWPGQMRSVYGDHQRFIDTYFKTYPGMYFTGDGARRDEDGYYWITGRVDDVLNVSGHRLGTAEIESALVLHDAVAEAAVVGYPHDIKGQGIYAYVTLVKGVEPSDALKAELVELVRSEIGPIAKPDVIQWAPALPKTRSGKIMRRILRKIAANDLDNLGDTSTLADPGVVEDLIANRAGA, from the coding sequence ATGTCCGATATCAAGGTCTACCCGGTCCCCGAGGATTTTGCGGCCCGCGCCCTGATCAATGCCGAAAAGTACGAGACCCTGTACCGGCAATCGATCGAGGATCCGGAAGGCTTCTGGGCGGAACAGGCCGAGCAGTTCCTGAGCTGGTCACGGCGCTGGGACAAGGTGCTCGAATGGGACTACCACAAGGGCCACATCCGCTGGTTCGAGGGTGGCCGGCTGAATGCCTGCTACAACTGTCTGGACCGCCACCTGGAGAGCCGCGGCGAGCAGGTGGCCCTGATCTGGGAAGGCGACGATCCCGCTGTCGACAAGACCCTCACCTACCGCGAGCTGCACCAGGCGGTATGCCGGCTGGCCAACGCCCTCAAGGCGCGTGGCGTGAAGAAGGGCGACCGGGTGTGCATCTACATGCCGATGATCCCCGAGGCCTGCATGGCGATGCTGGCCTGCGCGCGCATCGGCGCGGTGCACTCGGTGGTATTCGGCGGCTTCTCGCCGGAATCGCTCAAGGACCGCATTCTCGACTCCGACTGCCGGCTGGTGATCACCGCCGACGAGGGCGTGCGCGGCGGCAAGCGCGTACCGCTGAAGGCCAACACCGACCGGGCCCTGGCAGACTGCCCGGATGTGCACACGGTGCTCACCGTGCGCCATACCGGCGGCGACATCGGCTGGCAGGAGGGACGCGACATCTGGTATCACGAGGCCGTCGCCGAAGCCGGCGACGACTGCCCGGTGGAGGAGATGGACGCCGAGGACCCGCTGTTCATCCTCTACACCTCCGGCTCCACCGGCAAGCCCAAGGGCGTGCTGCACACCACCGGCGGCTACCTGCTGTTCGCCGCCATCACCCACAAATACACCTTCGACTATCATGACGGCGACGTCTACTGGTGCACCGCCGACGTCGGCTGGATCACCGGCCACAGCTACATCGTCTATGGGCCGCTGGCCAACGGCGCCATCAGCCTGGTGTTCGAGGGCGTGCCCAACTACCCGGACGCCTCGCGTTTCTGGCAGGTGGTGGACAAGCACCAGGTCAATACCTTCTACACCGCGCCGACCGCCATCCGCGCCCTGATGCGCGAGGGCGACGAGCCGGTGAAGAAGACCTCGCGCAAGAGCCTGAAACTGCTTGGCACCGTCGGCGAGCCGATCAACCCCGAGGCCTGGGAGTGGTATCACAAGGTGGTCGGCGACGGCCGCTGCCCGATCGTCGACACCTGGTGGCAGACCGAGACCGGCGGCCACCTGATCACCCCCCTGCCCGGCGCCACGCCGCTCAAGCCCGGCTCGGCGACCCGGCCCTTCTTCGGCGTGCTGCCCGCCATCGTGGACAGCGAGGGCAAGGTGCTGGACGGCCCCTGCGAGGGCAACCTGGTCATCACCCGGCCCTGGCCGGGACAGATGCGCAGCGTCTACGGCGACCACCAGCGCTTCATCGACACCTATTTCAAGACCTACCCCGGCATGTACTTCACCGGTGACGGGGCGCGGCGCGACGAGGACGGCTACTACTGGATCACCGGCCGGGTGGACGACGTGCTCAACGTCTCCGGCCACCGCCTGGGCACGGCCGAGATCGAGAGCGCCCTGGTGCTGCACGACGCCGTGGCCGAGGCGGCCGTGGTCGGCTACCCGCACGACATCAAGGGCCAGGGCATCTATGCCTACGTCACCCTGGTCAAGGGGGTCGAGCCCAGCGACGCGCTGAAGGCGGAACTGGTCGAGCTGGTACGCAGCGAAATCGGCCCCATCGCCAAGCCCGACGTCATTCAATGGGCGCCGGCGCTGCCCAAGACCCGCTCCGGCAAGATCATGCGCCGCATCCTGCGCAAGATCGCGGCCAACGACCTCGACAACCTGGGCGACACCTCGACGCTGGCCGACCCGGGCGTGGTGGAGGATCTGATCGCCAACCGCGCCGGCGCCTGA
- the gluQRS gene encoding tRNA glutamyl-Q(34) synthetase GluQRS, which translates to MPDPSADRPCRGRFAPSPTGPLHFGSLIAAVGSFLDARSQGGQWLLRMEDLDRPRVVPGAADAILRTLERYGLHWDGEVMWQSRRAEAYLAALERLAAAGHSYPCGCTRREITERGRPGPEGPIYPGTCRNGLPPGREPRALRLRLPAADLEFEDRLLGRFRQPLQEEVGDFVIRRADGIVAYQLAVVVDDASQGITEVVRGSDLLSSTPRQIHLQRLLGLPTPRYLHLPLAVNAAGDKLSKQTRAPSIEDADPAALILRALDFLGQRPPRALQGESLDAIWRWAIAHWDPLAIPAQAAIRVEAAARR; encoded by the coding sequence ATGCCCGACCCCAGCGCAGACAGGCCCTGTCGCGGCCGTTTCGCCCCCTCCCCCACCGGTCCCCTGCACTTCGGCTCGCTGATCGCCGCCGTCGGCAGCTTTCTCGACGCGCGCAGCCAGGGGGGGCAGTGGCTGCTGCGCATGGAGGATCTGGACCGGCCCCGCGTGGTGCCGGGTGCGGCGGATGCCATCCTCCGTACCCTGGAACGATACGGCCTGCACTGGGATGGCGAGGTGATGTGGCAGAGCCGCCGGGCGGAGGCCTACCTGGCGGCGCTGGAACGGTTGGCAGCGGCCGGTCACAGCTACCCCTGCGGCTGTACCCGGCGCGAGATCACCGAACGGGGACGTCCTGGCCCGGAAGGCCCCATCTATCCCGGCACCTGCCGCAACGGCCTGCCTCCAGGACGGGAGCCCCGCGCCCTGCGCCTGCGGCTGCCGGCCGCCGACCTGGAATTCGAAGACCGACTGCTGGGCCGTTTCCGGCAGCCGCTGCAAGAGGAGGTGGGCGATTTCGTGATCCGCCGCGCCGACGGTATCGTCGCCTATCAGCTGGCGGTGGTGGTGGACGATGCCAGCCAGGGCATTACCGAGGTGGTGCGTGGCAGCGACCTGCTGAGTTCCACCCCGCGCCAGATCCACCTGCAGCGGCTGCTCGGCCTGCCGACGCCCCGCTACCTGCACCTGCCGCTGGCGGTGAACGCCGCCGGCGACAAGCTGAGCAAGCAGACCCGCGCACCCTCGATCGAGGACGCCGATCCCGCCGCCCTGATCCTTCGCGCCCTGGATTTTCTCGGCCAGCGCCCGCCGCGGGCGCTGCAAGGCGAGTCTCTGGACGCCATCTGGCGGTGGGCCATCGCCCACTGGGATCCGCTGGCCATTCCGGCGCAGGCCGCGATCCGGGTCGAGGCCGCGGCCCGGCGCTGA
- the dksA gene encoding RNA polymerase-binding protein DksA: protein MATKKKAAAKKKVASKTATKKTAAKKPATTRKKVAGKKTAVKKTAAKKVAAKKAPAKKAVAKKKAASKKTAARKTPARKAAAKKTAEPGVHHTVIEGIAPYQETAGEEYMNEAQRKHFREILLAWKRELMEEVDRTVHHMQDEAANFPDPNDRATQESEFSMELRTRDRERKLIKKIDEALEALEQEEYGYCEACGVEIGIRRLEARPTANLCIDCKTLDEIREKQLGK, encoded by the coding sequence ATGGCGACCAAGAAGAAGGCGGCAGCAAAGAAGAAGGTGGCGAGCAAGACGGCCACCAAGAAGACAGCGGCGAAGAAGCCGGCAACCACCAGGAAGAAGGTGGCCGGCAAGAAGACGGCGGTGAAGAAGACCGCGGCCAAGAAGGTCGCGGCCAAGAAGGCGCCCGCCAAGAAGGCAGTCGCGAAGAAAAAGGCCGCCAGCAAGAAGACGGCTGCCAGGAAGACTCCGGCCAGGAAGGCCGCTGCGAAAAAGACTGCCGAGCCAGGCGTCCATCACACGGTGATCGAGGGCATCGCCCCCTACCAGGAGACGGCGGGCGAGGAATACATGAACGAGGCCCAGCGGAAGCACTTCCGCGAGATCCTGCTGGCATGGAAGCGGGAACTCATGGAGGAGGTCGACCGCACCGTGCACCACATGCAGGACGAGGCGGCCAATTTCCCCGACCCCAACGACCGCGCCACCCAGGAGTCCGAGTTCAGCATGGAGCTGCGCACCCGTGACCGCGAGCGCAAGCTGATCAAGAAGATCGACGAGGCCCTTGAAGCGCTGGAACAGGAAGAATACGGCTACTGCGAGGCCTGCGGCGTGGAGATCGGTATCCGCCGCCTCGAGGCGCGCCCCACCGCCAACCTGTGCATCGACTGCAAGACGCTGGACGAGATCCGCGAGAAGCAGCTCGGCAAGTAG
- a CDS encoding HAD family hydrolase, translated as MSELKALLFDVDGTLAETEEVHRQAFNSAFAEAGLDWVWDQDLYRQLLAVTGGKERIRYYLDRFNPEFPRPAALDDFIAGLHQAKTRHYTETVEGGRVPLRPGVRRLIEAARDAGLRLAIATTTTPANVTALLRASLAEDAEDWFELIAAGGVVPNKKPAPDIYDYSLEKLGLQPEQCLALEDSRNGLRSALAAGIPTLVSVSHYTQGEDFDGALLVVDQLGEPDQPFRVLAGDAAGASHVDVDLLRQLHAAATEAAPA; from the coding sequence ATGTCTGAACTCAAAGCCCTGTTATTCGATGTCGACGGCACCCTGGCCGAAACCGAGGAGGTTCACCGCCAGGCCTTCAACAGTGCCTTTGCCGAGGCTGGCCTGGACTGGGTCTGGGACCAGGATCTCTACCGGCAGCTGCTGGCCGTTACCGGGGGCAAGGAACGCATCCGTTACTACCTCGACCGGTTCAATCCGGAGTTCCCGCGGCCGGCAGCACTCGACGACTTCATCGCCGGTCTGCATCAGGCCAAGACCCGCCACTACACCGAGACGGTGGAGGGGGGCAGGGTGCCGTTGCGCCCCGGGGTGCGGCGGCTGATCGAGGCGGCGCGTGATGCCGGCCTGCGCCTGGCCATCGCCACCACCACCACACCGGCCAATGTCACTGCCCTGCTGCGCGCCAGCCTGGCCGAGGACGCCGAGGACTGGTTCGAGCTGATCGCAGCCGGGGGGGTGGTGCCGAACAAGAAGCCGGCACCGGACATCTATGACTACAGCCTGGAGAAGCTGGGGCTGCAGCCCGAGCAGTGCCTGGCGCTGGAGGATTCCCGCAACGGCCTGCGCTCGGCGCTGGCCGCCGGCATCCCTACCCTGGTCTCCGTCAGTCACTACACCCAGGGCGAGGATTTCGACGGTGCGCTGCTGGTGGTCGATCAGCTCGGTGAACCGGACCAGCCCTTCCGGGTGCTGGCCGGCGATGCCGCTGGCGCCAGCCATGTGGATGTCGATCTGCTGCGCCAGCTGCATGCCGCGGCTACGGAGGCGGCGCCGGCCTGA
- a CDS encoding pyridoxal phosphate-dependent aminotransferase — protein sequence MKGTALAARMQDIQPFHVMKLLARARALEAAGRHIVHLEIGEPDFPTAAPIVAAGRAALAAGHTHYTPATGLPELRQALSDHYRTRYGLEVAPRRILITPGASGALQLLMAALVDPGRQVLMSDPGYPCNRNFVRLVEGEALNVPTDAEHGYQLTPELAERHWTARSAALLVASPSNPAGTLLDREQLAALAAFAEARGGSLIVDEIYHGLTYDCEATSALAVSERVFVLNSFSKFYGMTGWRLGWLVAPEDAVEALDTLAQNLFLAAPTPAQWAALAAFEPEAQAIFEQRRQAFRERRDYLLPALRELGFRIPLTPGGAFYLYADCSALTDDSFEFSQRLLEEAGVAVTPGLDFGRHQAARHLRFAYTTSLDQLEEGVRRIAAFLDR from the coding sequence ATGAAAGGGACAGCGCTCGCGGCGCGGATGCAGGATATCCAGCCGTTTCACGTGATGAAGCTGCTGGCCCGTGCCCGTGCCCTGGAGGCCGCAGGACGGCACATCGTTCACCTGGAGATCGGCGAACCGGACTTCCCGACCGCCGCGCCCATCGTCGCCGCCGGGCGTGCCGCCCTGGCCGCCGGTCATACCCACTACACGCCGGCCACGGGGCTGCCCGAGCTGCGCCAGGCACTCAGCGATCACTACCGGACCCGCTACGGCCTGGAGGTGGCGCCACGGCGCATTCTCATCACTCCGGGTGCATCCGGTGCCCTGCAGTTGCTCATGGCTGCGCTGGTCGATCCCGGGCGGCAGGTGCTGATGAGCGACCCGGGTTATCCCTGCAACCGCAACTTCGTACGCCTGGTGGAGGGCGAGGCGCTGAACGTGCCGACCGATGCCGAGCACGGTTACCAGCTGACCCCGGAACTGGCCGAACGCCACTGGACGGCGCGCAGTGCCGCGCTGCTGGTCGCCTCGCCATCCAATCCGGCCGGCACCCTCCTCGACCGCGAGCAGCTGGCGGCACTGGCGGCCTTTGCGGAGGCCCGGGGTGGCAGTCTGATCGTCGACGAGATCTACCACGGACTGACTTACGACTGCGAGGCGACCAGTGCCCTGGCCGTCTCCGAGCGGGTGTTCGTGCTCAACAGTTTTTCCAAGTTCTACGGCATGACCGGATGGCGGCTGGGCTGGCTGGTGGCGCCGGAGGATGCGGTAGAGGCGCTGGACACCCTGGCCCAGAATCTGTTCCTGGCTGCACCGACCCCGGCCCAGTGGGCGGCACTGGCGGCCTTCGAGCCGGAGGCCCAGGCGATCTTCGAACAGCGTCGCCAGGCCTTCCGCGAGCGGCGTGACTACCTGCTGCCGGCGTTGCGTGAGCTCGGTTTCCGCATCCCGCTGACCCCCGGCGGGGCCTTCTATCTGTACGCCGACTGCAGCGCACTGACCGACGACAGCTTCGAGTTCAGCCAGCGGCTGCTGGAGGAGGCCGGGGTGGCGGTCACCCCGGGGCTGGACTTCGGCCGCCACCAGGCCGCCCGCCATCTGCGCTTCGCCTACACCACCTCGCTGGACCAGCTCGAGGAGGGCGTGCGCCGCATCGCCGCCTTCCTCGATCGCTGA
- the cysZ gene encoding sulfate transporter CysZ, whose protein sequence is MRDFIQGLGFVASGLQLIRQPRLRRFVLVPLAINLLLFAGLIGFAASEFGRLMDYLLGFLPDWLAWLRYLLWPLFAASVLLVVFYGFSILANLIAAPFNGLLAEAVERHLTGQSLEGIGGWRQILRDILPSLWSEVQKLLYFLLRALPVGLCFLIPGLNLAAPVLWGLFSAWMLALEYADYPLNNHRLLFPAQRRLLGSRRLLTLGFGSGVLLMTLIPVINFIAMPTAVAGATALWVRALKGRTESG, encoded by the coding sequence ATGAGGGATTTCATCCAGGGCCTCGGCTTCGTCGCCAGCGGCCTGCAACTGATCCGGCAACCGCGCCTGCGGCGCTTCGTTCTGGTGCCGCTGGCCATCAACCTGCTGCTCTTCGCGGGCCTGATCGGCTTCGCCGCCAGCGAGTTCGGCCGGCTGATGGACTACCTGCTCGGCTTTCTGCCCGACTGGCTGGCCTGGCTGCGCTACCTGCTCTGGCCACTGTTCGCGGCCAGCGTGCTGCTGGTGGTGTTCTACGGCTTCAGCATTCTCGCCAACCTGATCGCCGCGCCCTTCAACGGCCTGCTGGCGGAGGCCGTGGAGCGTCACCTCACCGGCCAGTCGCTGGAAGGCATCGGCGGCTGGCGGCAGATCCTCCGGGACATCCTGCCCAGCCTCTGGTCCGAGGTGCAGAAACTGCTCTACTTCCTGCTCCGGGCGCTGCCGGTCGGCCTCTGCTTCCTGATCCCCGGCCTCAACCTGGCGGCACCCGTGCTCTGGGGACTGTTCAGCGCCTGGATGCTGGCCCTGGAGTACGCCGACTATCCGCTCAACAACCACCGCCTGCTGTTCCCCGCCCAGCGCCGGCTGCTGGGTTCACGACGGCTGCTGACCCTGGGCTTCGGCAGTGGGGTGCTGCTGATGACCCTGATCCCGGTGATCAACTTCATCGCCATGCCGACCGCCGTGGCCGGCGCCACCGCGCTCTGGGTGCGGGCGTTGAAGGGGCGGACGGAATCCGGCTGA
- a CDS encoding FGGY-family carbohydrate kinase, with the protein MNLFLGIDFGTSGVRACLCDDAGRPLTQAMLDLPPPERGPDGVRQDPALWWQALDPLLRELGRQTSLASVRALAVDGTAGTLLLTDGEGRPLGPALMYNDSRPEAARRIAAVAPADSPARSASSSLAKLLHLLSGSAREAARHALHQAEWISGRLLGRFDLGDENNALKLGYDPQARRWPDWLAELPIPDGLLPEIRPAGSPLGQLQPDLARRWGLAEDTLVVAGTTDSTAAVLATGVQRPGQAVSVLGSTLVLKVLAERPLNAPEYGIYSHRLGDLWLIGGASNSGGAVLRRFFSQAQLTELTARLDPRHRTCLDYYPLPAPGERFPINDPALPPRVSPRPRDDLRFFQGLLEGMARIERRGYRLLHELGAPWPEAVYSIGGGASNMPWREIRERLLGIPVHNLPERQAACGSARLARHGQLIHSRQEGHHP; encoded by the coding sequence ATGAACCTCTTTCTCGGCATCGACTTCGGGACCTCGGGCGTGCGCGCCTGCCTGTGTGACGACGCTGGCCGGCCCCTGACCCAGGCGATGCTGGACCTGCCCCCGCCGGAGCGCGGGCCGGACGGCGTACGCCAGGATCCGGCGCTCTGGTGGCAGGCGCTGGACCCCCTGCTGCGGGAACTCGGTCGGCAGACCTCCCTGGCCAGCGTCCGCGCGCTGGCCGTGGACGGCACCGCCGGCACCCTGCTGCTGACCGACGGCGAGGGCCGGCCCCTCGGCCCGGCGCTGATGTACAACGACAGCCGCCCGGAGGCCGCCCGGCGCATCGCCGCCGTGGCTCCCGCCGACAGCCCGGCGCGCAGCGCGAGCAGCAGCCTGGCCAAGCTGCTGCACCTGCTCTCGGGGTCCGCCCGGGAGGCGGCCCGCCACGCCCTGCACCAGGCCGAGTGGATCAGCGGGCGGCTGCTCGGACGCTTCGACCTCGGCGACGAGAACAACGCCCTCAAGCTCGGCTACGACCCGCAGGCCCGCCGCTGGCCCGACTGGCTGGCCGAACTGCCCATCCCCGACGGCCTGCTGCCGGAGATACGCCCCGCCGGCAGCCCGCTCGGTCAGCTGCAGCCGGACCTGGCCCGGCGCTGGGGGCTGGCGGAAGACACCCTGGTGGTGGCCGGCACCACCGACAGCACTGCCGCCGTGCTGGCCACCGGGGTCCAGCGCCCGGGGCAGGCGGTCAGCGTGCTGGGAAGCACCCTGGTGCTGAAGGTGCTCGCCGAACGCCCGCTCAACGCCCCGGAATATGGCATCTACAGCCACCGGCTCGGCGACCTGTGGCTGATCGGCGGCGCCTCCAACAGCGGCGGCGCGGTGCTGCGCCGCTTCTTCAGCCAGGCGCAACTGACCGAACTGACCGCCCGTCTCGACCCGCGCCACCGCACCTGCCTCGACTACTATCCCCTGCCCGCCCCCGGCGAACGCTTCCCCATCAACGACCCCGCGCTGCCGCCCCGGGTCTCGCCCCGGCCGCGCGACGATCTGCGCTTCTTCCAGGGCCTGCTGGAGGGGATGGCGCGCATCGAGCGGCGCGGCTATCGCCTGCTGCACGAACTCGGCGCCCCCTGGCCGGAGGCCGTGTACAGTATCGGCGGCGGGGCCAGCAACATGCCCTGGCGCGAGATCCGCGAACGGCTGCTCGGCATCCCGGTGCACAACCTGCCGGAACGCCAGGCGGCCTGCGGCAGCGCCCGCCTGGCCCGGCACGGCCAGCTCATCCATTCCCGGCAGGAGGGGCATCACCCATGA
- the queF gene encoding preQ(1) synthase: MSTQPSKTLETFENPRPERDYSIRIRIPEFTCLCPKTGQPDFATLHVDYVPNRLCVELKSLKLYIWSYRDEGAFHEAVTNQILSDLVTACAPRFMRVTAEFNVRGGIYTTVVAEHQAPDWQAKPPVVLP; this comes from the coding sequence ATGTCTACCCAGCCCAGCAAGACGCTCGAGACCTTCGAGAACCCGCGTCCCGAGCGTGACTACAGCATCCGCATCCGGATCCCGGAATTCACCTGCCTGTGCCCCAAGACCGGCCAGCCGGACTTCGCCACCCTGCACGTCGACTATGTGCCGAACCGGCTCTGCGTGGAGCTGAAATCGCTCAAGCTCTACATCTGGTCCTACCGCGACGAGGGGGCCTTCCACGAGGCAGTCACCAACCAGATCCTCAGCGACCTGGTGACGGCCTGCGCACCGCGCTTCATGCGCGTCACCGCCGAGTTCAACGTCCGCGGCGGCATCTACACCACGGTGGTCGCCGAACACCAGGCGCCGGACTGGCAGGCCAAGCCCCCGGTAGTGCTTCCCTAA